The Victivallis sp. Marseille-Q1083 genome has a window encoding:
- a CDS encoding Gfo/Idh/MocA family protein produces MNNRFPDEFSQKGCIVGHHNCNSSDWKGKCSMGDNSRIKVGVIGVGALGRHHARLYNLSENADVVGIYDLSPETANRVGEEFGLKVFADPLELAKECEALSVAVPATKHNESTIPLLEMGKHVLVEKPLAASVEEAAAMVRKAREHQVVFAVGHVERFNPAMDFLEKYAANTRFIEAHRLACYPPPRPGSYRRGTEVSVVLDLMIHDIDLVLRMVDSEVERFDAVGIPVLSKTEDIVSVRIKFKNGSCANMTASRVSQEPQRRFRVFQENCYISMDYGKHFGMVLKRNRVGLARKDINLDEKNALAAELEDFIDAIKRTRTTGVVQQPKVPGEQGLEALTLAVAIQSEIRRYNDFYGFKFASPGVSEIDG; encoded by the coding sequence TTGAACAACCGATTTCCGGATGAATTTTCTCAAAAGGGGTGTATAGTAGGACATCATAACTGTAATTCTAGTGATTGGAAGGGAAAATGCTCCATGGGTGACAATTCCAGAATTAAAGTGGGGGTGATCGGCGTCGGCGCGCTTGGCCGGCATCACGCCCGGTTATATAATTTGAGTGAAAATGCCGATGTAGTGGGCATTTACGACCTTTCGCCGGAAACCGCCAACCGGGTTGGTGAAGAGTTTGGACTGAAGGTATTCGCCGATCCGTTGGAATTGGCGAAGGAGTGCGAAGCGTTGAGTGTCGCGGTCCCGGCGACGAAACACAATGAGAGCACGATTCCATTGCTGGAGATGGGCAAGCATGTCTTGGTTGAGAAACCGTTGGCCGCTTCGGTCGAAGAGGCGGCGGCGATGGTCCGGAAGGCGCGGGAACACCAGGTGGTGTTTGCGGTCGGCCATGTCGAACGCTTCAATCCGGCGATGGATTTTCTGGAGAAATACGCGGCGAACACCCGCTTTATCGAAGCCCATCGGCTGGCCTGTTATCCGCCGCCGCGGCCCGGTAGTTACCGGCGCGGGACGGAGGTCAGCGTCGTGTTGGACCTGATGATTCACGATATTGACCTGGTGCTCCGGATGGTCGACTCCGAAGTTGAGCGTTTCGATGCGGTCGGCATCCCGGTGTTGAGCAAGACCGAGGACATCGTCAGCGTGCGGATCAAATTCAAGAACGGCAGTTGCGCCAATATGACCGCCAGCCGGGTCAGCCAGGAGCCGCAGCGCCGTTTCCGGGTTTTTCAGGAAAATTGCTATATCTCGATGGATTACGGCAAGCATTTCGGCATGGTCTTGAAGCGCAACCGGGTTGGACTGGCGCGCAAGGACATCAATCTGGACGAAAAGAATGCGCTGGCCGCCGAACTGGAAGATTTCATCGATGCGATCAAACGCACCCGCACCACCGGGGTGGTGCAGCAGCCGAAGGTGCCCGGCGAACAGGGCTTGGAGGCGCTGACGCTGGCGGTGGCCATTCAAAGTGAAATTCGTCGTTACAACGATTTTTACGGGTTCAAATTTGCCAGCCCGGGAGTTTCGGAAATCGATGGCTGA